tataatccacaggctcaaactttttcttgctggaatctgacttcctacactcactggcaaagtgccctgccaagccacatttgaaacatttgaattttgatttatccaccatgtttctatttggcttggctgcttcaaagttctttttgaacttgagcttggtaaatcttctggatagaaatgttaaatgttcatcaatgtcttccatgtcatcttggctcaaagaatcttcactttctactgcaagccccttgcccttgctttcacagacccttgaagttgactcaacagcttccatcttcacttccttctctttttccaattcagcaactagtgcaacgaatcctcctttcttctttcctctctccatcctctcatcttgctttatttcaagctcatatgttttcaggatgccttacagtctctccaaagtaaactccttataatcttgtgagtttctcaatgagactgtcattggtttcaattcctttggaagagatctaaggaatttcagattggagtcttttgtctgatagacccttctatgtaactttagagcatttagtagtttctgaaacctactaaaaatgtcagtgagggtctcactttcttcactatgaaaatgttcatattgctgaatcagtatctgcatcttattttctgtaacttgctcagtgccatcacagatgatttgtattgtatcccaaacatccttggcagttttgcagttgataatgttgtcaaacatatcaccatcaactccagtaaacaggatattcatggcctttttatccttcctgacttgttcaatgtcagcATCAGACCATTCATGCCGTGGCTTGGGGACaaatggctcatttccagttgcagctctcattggaacatgagggcctctttctatgcagtcaacataggcctcatcttaagaaagcaaatgaagatgcatctttaccttccaatgatggtaattatctttatccagaaaagggatcttgactccaacatccttcttgttcatcttgctgtattgttttgatctttaaactctttgtaagttaagagcttgctctgatactaattgttagtcccttaacaatatgacaagaattacagaagggggttgaatggaattcttgaaacttttccttgaaataaaaatgttctaacttgaatatatataagtgtgaattgattagcacaatgcggaataattacttaaatgaatcaaaacccaagtaattaaaaacaagagtctttaaaaactttctggtggatttgaatgattccaccagagatatataatatatatcgagagaaccctttgtgcaaaaagctcacagctacttaaaatattgaacaactaagaatgcagagaaatgctaagaatcctgcttacagatgtttctctgcttgtatctcaGATTGTTCattagttgctacttcttggtttatatatcaccaagattacaaagtaatgagacaggataataaaacaaaactatctagtctattacaatgctacttcattactctatttcatcatctttgaatatcttcataatagcatggaaatggcaatgcttctttgttctcgaaaacccagttgaataggctaccacattccatttgcatccactcgacgtatgtgactgtgttgtcactgtcaacagatatttgaattctttatccgccgggttcatgatcatccgtcgagttattgatcatccatcgggttgttgatcatccgtcaaattcattgttgtttatccgtcgggtagcaaccaggcacttgacttcatttcacttatgcagaattacaagtcatcatctatgtacaattaatcaacctattctgcatatctaattaaagtcaacatgacttaagtactactacagattctaaacaatgtgtatgcagaaatgtgctattgacttattgttacataagctactcactcgatggataataagtcatcatccgtcgggactatattgagtcatccgtcgggactataaaccttatccgtcgagtgctacataatttcactaagtaaaatctaccaaggtgttttgttcatgaaatcatcaagtacacaacatatacacaacaaacCAGAACCTCAAAAAGTTCCAATTACAATAGGCTAAGAACTGAACTTCACTAAAAGTTCTTAAAACCTCAGCATGATCCTCTCAACATCCTACATTAATATGCAACAAAAGAGAATCCGCATAAAAAGATTGAATCGCATCAAATCAAGTAACAAAAAAATAACTGAAGTACATATTGTCAAAAATGATATAAAATTTCCTTATTACTAGTTAGGCTGAATTCTATATCAGAACTATAAATCATTATTTGTTTATTGCAATAGAATTCAAGCACCTAGATTAAAATAAACTCATATTTCAGACTTCGTTTTGGTGATACAGAATTCAAAGTATACGACTTAGACCAAGTATGAAAATAAATTAAGTTTAAGGTAATCGAAACTAGTTACGTACCTCTCTCCAGAATACATATGGTCATTAAAATCCATTCTATCAATACATATTGGTGACTTGGTCTTACATGCCATAGAATAATTTATATCTATACATCaaacttaaaaataaataactgcTCGTATCGATATTTTCAATCACAGATGAAATAAAATATCTTATCAATACTCCGGGCCAATGAACCAGCACAACTATAATGAATAAGTATAAAATAGTCCTGTTATGTATAGCGACCAAAGGTACTTCACAAGAAACTTTTCCCTGGGAATGTAGGTGTGAATAAGTCCTTTTATCATAGTATATTGGAGCACCTTCGTTGTTTTCGTGAATTGTTAATTCGAGGAGTTTAATTTTTTGCTCCAGCATATACAAATATACatgataaaaatataaaattcataATCTCCTTAAAATAATCATACAAACCATCGGTGCCAATTAGCTTGTAAACTTGAAAAGACTTGAAATTAGCTATAAGCGCGACAACATCCTGGAGTAAACTCATTGTTGGGACCCATCAAAAATTCTGAGACGATAAATCTATTGGCTACTGAAAAAATATATGCTAAAATGGACTTGCTTAAAGAAGAGGGCTTGGACTACAATTCTTAGCGGCTACCTCTCATTCAGGGCAGCATGAGTGCAAGCTTCCAAGGAAAGTTTCTGGAAGTCAAAAAGAATGCACAATTCTTCTTTATCGGCATCATCCAATCATGAGTGTGACTGCAGTTTGTAAAATAATGACAAATTGGGTGAGTCAAGAATAAACAATACAGTAGTCGCTGCATTCACAATTTACACTTCACTCGTGATCAAATTTCACTTGTTGGAGAATTTTAATAATCTGTAATCCCGAGATTAACTATTTGACACTACCATTTAGAGTTCCAGACTTGTCTAATGTAAGCAGATAGAACATATTATTACCTAATTACTTGACAATTTTTTAAGCTACTAAACTTTACTATATTTCTTTGTTTTTAAAGAGTATTATTCCTAATGAACATTTGTTTTGAATGAGTATTTTTCCAGATGGAAAGGTCCACTTTAGTTACCTGGTGGATGGTGCTATTAAAAATGAATGTCATGAAATTGGCCACCAAAAACCTTCACGGAGACTCATAGAAAATGACATATTAGTACATAAGCAGAATTTGTAATACATACCCTTGTCAGACCAGATGATCTAAGTTAAAGCTAATATTTTCAATGAATGCCATGGTAATCGATCACCCTGAAACTTTGAAAAACTCTTGATGAATTTATGCACACATACTTGAGATTGAATGTCTCACATGACTCAAGCCCCAACTTTAAGTATTGAAATTGTCAGAAACAAAACCCAATATGACACGAAAAAATTGATTAATTTGAACAATACTCGAAATACTCATtcattcaaaaaaaaaattacccTAAGCTTATATATTCATTTTTTTACCAAATTTCAGTAAATTTTAGAACAACATGATATGAACAGGTTTATAAATACAAAATGAAATCCAAAATTGCCACCCCTTTTATATCTGTCTAATATTTTTGGTCAAGTAGCTGCTGGTTTCTAGTTTTCTGACATAACGTTAGGTTCCAGGTCCATGGTGCCTGAACGCTCAAgatatatatttatgaaataatgCCTAAAAGTAGCGTCATTAGAAACTTTACCCTTCAGATGAATGTCCATTGACTATAAAGTTCATCATCCAAAGGCCTGGATAATCAGGAACTGCAGCAACAAGGGACTTACATTGCGAGCTTCAAATTATTATCAGGGGCAACCTCTGCAAGGTATCCATCAATGAGCTTCGCTACCATAGTGATCGACATCAATGACGGACTACTCGATCAAGTGAACGTCATCAACTAAACTAGGGGACGCTCCACCAAAGACATGATTCATCACCAAATAGTGCTCAGTAAGTATGTGAACACATTCAACATTTTACAATACTTGTCTTATTTTTCATTTGATCTGCATAAGATGCTTTTATTTCTCTAAATATTCATGCCCAGATCTAAACATATAAGCACCAAAACACTGAACATAGAACTACTCCTTATAAGCTGAAATGGTATATATGTCATGTACTACTGTTTATTGCTAATATATCCTTCACCTGGATCCAATATCGCAACAATAATGATATTATTATAGTTTCAATCAATGAGCTTCAAACTTTCTTGTTTTCATAAAATTACCATGAAATAGCACAAATACACTACATTAATAATCAGCGCAAGAAAGAAATTTGTGGTGCATTAATGACACAGAAGCCAAAAGAGGTACTAAATGATAAATACTAGAATTATACACTATACACAAAACTATTATACTATACACTAGAATTATAAAATACAATATGTTTTCATAATATAATACAACAAAACTTACAAAAAATACACGAAATTAGATTTATTCTACTATTGAACCATAACTGTATAATACAATGCAAACTATGTCTACTGTTCAACTAGATATTCATATGATTCTACAATAAATCTATTACAATGAAAAGGAGAAATAGTTCTTGCACTATAAAATACCAAAAAAAACATAAACAGGATCATATTTATTCTTTTATGGAACCATTACACTACACAAGATTGAAAAAAAAACCGAGTATTATGATTCTTTATAGAACAACACGAAGTATTTGAAAAACATAAAACGACTTTTTATTCTACTATAGAATCATAAAACTACACTTCAAAATATAACAAATAACatgtaaaaatgaaaaatatatacCTATTTGAGGAAGCATTCCGAAATATCTGTTTGAGGTGTAATTAACCTGAAAAAAATGAAAACCGATGCAAAATCTTAATCGATTGCTCAAAATAGACCTAAAACAACGAAATATTGTTCAAAatcgtaataaaaacaaaaaaaacacaaGGATGTGGTAGCTTAGTGAGTTTTAGATAAAGATCGAGAGTTTTATCCATAATCTTCACTTAAACTGACTAGTGAAGCTTAAATTCGAAGATTTAATCGCCGAATAACAGTTGCATACGTGGATGTGTAAGTTTTGTATGTATAGTTGCTGAAAAGGCGTGATCGGTGATTGTAACTGTCTAACATATTTGACAGCTAATTGAAAATCCCCGCTTTTTATTAATTTTACAATAATACCAAAATTTGTTTAAACAAATCTCCACCATCAGATGAGATAGACGGTCAGGATTAGAGTTCTCTCTTGACCTCTATTTAAAAAGTTCTCTATGGATGGGACTCATATATACCTCTAAACCATCATCTAAAGGCATTTAAATGATGAAAGTGAAGACGGAGAAAACGCAAATGAATTTAACGAGgataataattatattaatattaaccaggaagatgaaattgaatttgATGAGGGAAATAAAAATCTTGATAGCAACCTAATGACGAACCGAAGTGGAGAATGTTCGCACATGTTATTTATTTTTTAGATATATTTAGTTTAGAGAGgattaaaattattttttgtgTCTTATTACCTGGGACTCGTAGTTTATTAAGTAGTTGCTACATTATATAATAAGCTCAATTGCTATTGGGTCTCAGCCCATTGAATTTAATAATAGGGCCTTATTCTCTATGTAAGTGATTTCATCCCCACATATTACTTACACTTTGATTATATATTTTTCTGGGAATAACAATGATTATTATTCTGGGATACCGTATAATTGTCCGTGTTTTAGTATTTTAATCTCATGTCCTGCACAATAACCCGGACAGTCAGGATGAAGATTTTGAATATCTTCAATAAGGGGGATAAAAATCCTAATACTAACCCGGATAGTCGAAATGAAGATTTCGAAAATCTTCGAGAAGAGCTTAGAGACAACGATTTTACATAGATGTCAAGTTGTCAACTGTTGGGAAGATTGGAACTGATCAAGAGGGCTTGAAGATTGTCTCCCTTTATTATGTAAATCTACATATGTGTGCCTTGAGTTTGAATCTGGTTATCACTAACATGTTATATGAAAATTAATTTGTTTATGACGTTAGACATTGTTTTTATTGCTGCTCTTTTGTGACAAAATTGTGTATCGCGTTGCGCTAATGCTCAAGGAAGTCTTTGAGCTGCAGTGCGGTTGGCGTTTTTTAACACTGCTTACACTATATTATTATCGTACAATATCTACTCCAAGTTAGTTGAAAATCAAAGTATATGTAGTGTGCTTACTTATCAATATATGACATCAGATGACATGATACAATTATGCTCGTCGATAACACCAGATGCACAGGATACAACCAATTGTGTCTATTGTGCAATGTTCAAAAGGGACTATTATTTTTTACATGTATATATTTACTGTCAAGATTCAAATATAGCAAGTATTTGAAACTCTTAAACTTCCACAAAGTGAATACAACATGATTACATCTCACGGGAAGGGCACAAAGGAATACGACAATACCCATGAATTCTTACTGTCAAGATTCAAATATAGCACGAACATGAAACTCTTAAATTGTTTCCACGTGAACAAGTCAATAATATATTTGCAGCCAAGGGAATATGGAAAATACCAATTGATTATTGTTTGTTCAGTATAAATTTACAACATAGAGCACGAATTAAAAACACTCAAAATTTATACATAGAATGAATTTgaaactcttaaacaaacataAAATGAACAAGGCAATACCAACAGGTCAATTGTCAAAAACCcttgttgatttttatttgttacaTGTATATATTTACTGTCAATACTCAAGATGCACACATAGGAAGAAGTTGAAACTCTTAAACTTCTACAAAGTGAATATAACAAGATCATATCTCACGCAAAGGGTACAAATGGAATACGACAATACCCGTGAATTGTTACTCTTAAGATTCAAATATAGCACTAACACGAATGTCATTAAATATCTCCCGCCAAGGAAATATGGCAATACCAATGGATAGTTGTTTGTTGCATGTACAAATTTACCACATATAGCACGAATTAGAATCTCTCAAAATTTATATATAGAATGAACTGAAAACTCTTAAGCAACTGTAAAGTGAACAAGGAAATACTGATAGGTCAATTATCAAAGGCCCTATTTGATTGTCATTTTAACATTACTCATTAGTTAAATCAATCTTTTAGACAGAAAAGATGGCAATACAACACCTCCCATAAAAAAGAAGGGGTTACATTTGATGTTACATGTTAGTAGCACATCTTGCACCGTCAAGCGTATCATGCCTTCAATTACTCCGTCCTTGGCATTTGATTTATGTaactttttaaattttattttattttctttaattcaGTTTTAGATATAAGATCAACAATAATTAAACACACGGAAAATATTTTATGATTACAGGttaaattttgtgatttataaaaGACTATATCTATAATAGTTTGGGCatagaaaaattaaaaattagagATTCTATATTGTATTAGTACAAAAGAATGCTTTCACTTTTACTTCAACAAACTTTAAGCCTTGTTTAAAAGTCTGAAGGTAGTACTTCTCGGGCAAGAACGCTTTTGTTGGTCACAGTTATTGTGTAAATGTCAAGTGTATTAATCTATCAAGGTAGAGCTTAACCTCATATTTTGTTCTAGCAAACTGAAAAACCATATAAATAATGCTCAGGGACCAGCTATACAAAAAAAAGTTCAAAGATTTTCAGTTAAACCCTGATTCTTCTTTCTTTGCACAAATTACTGCTTAGCAAAAACAAAGTCAACATCTAAATCTAAAACACTTTCAAAATTGTATAgcttttaaaaaattaaaatcacCTAATTTATGAAGAACACCAACCTAGACCGTTAGAATAGTGCAATATAACAGTCATTCGGTTGAGAAACATAATGTAGAAGAAACCCTCTGCTTCTTCCAATCACTTATCCATAGCTATCCAACGGCACTCATGTCCGTCAACGTTTGCAAGCCACCTGTACAGATTCAGACACATAATTAAACAACACAGGCAAGTGGGTATATTTAGAATTTAATTTTCTGTAATTGAAATATCGTATTTGTGTACTGAAATCCTAGAGACGTCACTGAAGTCCACAAGTCAACACTGGATCTCTAGCCTAGCGGTCACTTGGTGTCGAAGTTTAAGTTTTGTAGAAAAATGTGTGTTATAGATGTTTTTGTACCAAATGATCTAAAAAGAAAAGATAAAAAGAGGGGTCCAACACTAATTAAGTGTTCTTATCTGAAATAAAAAAACCCTGAATATCAACATCACAAATGATTTACTGTTACATATAACATTAAATGTGTTCCAAAAACATGACTGAAAATCATAGATTAACAATGTCACTGACAGATTGACAAGTCTAAGTTCTGTGCAAGTAATATCTCGACTACTATCACCAAATACGTAATGGAAGAATGATAAAAACAGAATACTGTTTACTTAACCCCTAATATTACAACTTGTTTTAAATTCAATAGGCTAGCACAAGTCCTGCTCTTATAATAGACACTCCAATTATGGTATCATAGAAGTTTTAGGTGTCCGCAACCGAAAGGTGTGCTACTTTATAGTTTGTACACATCACATTCAGATTAAAGATAAAAAAGTACTTTGCAAAACCCCATAAAACCCACCACCACCAACCATTTGTTGACCTCTGTATCTACATGTTGGTAATATGAATAAAGTTATAATACTCAGTTCCTAAGATAAATGTACCATCTAAATGAAATGAGTAACATTCACTAGATTCCTTCATAGTAGGGATGGGAATTCTCCCCCTCTGCCCGATCCCGATCCCGACCCGATCCCCTTCCCGTTCGGATCGGAGATTCGGGGACTTTTTTCATGGGGGACGGggaaagttttaaaaaaaatcggGGGATCAGGGCGGAGTCAGGGATTAATTTTGCAGTTTGTTCATATTACAAgtaaatttaaatttgaattggTGTTAAGAATATGAGATAAAATCAATGTATCTATATATTACAAATTgctaaattgatttttattaagaaAATATATTGTATAATacattattaatatttatttttttaaaaaaataataattctatGAATCCCCGTGGAAAACCCCGCTCCCCCTTCGGGGCATGGATCAGGGAAGAATAGAATATTCATTCGGGGTTCGGGCAGGTTCAAAGACCGGTATTAAAATCGGGAATCGGGGCCGGGTAGCACTCCCCGACCCCGAAGTGACCCGATGCCCATCGTCATAGCTGATTATGTAACAAACATTATGATATAGGAACTATATTTGACAGCTTATATGTAATAGTTACCCTGATCTAAAAAAAACTGCAAATCAGATCGTTCACAAAAAATGCAATGTAAACCCATAGAAAGAAACTACAAACTGGATGACATCGACATGGGTGGTGCAAAAAAGGACACTTGCCAATTTTAAAACATTCTCATTCTGATAGTTAAGTCTCAAATACGTACCAACTGAATCATTATACCATGATGTCTACATTTATTAATATAGAGGACACAAACTAGCCTACACAGAAGAAATGAAAAAGAGGCACGCAAAAATAAGAATAAGGGACAAAATAGACAGATTTCTCTGACCTGGCCAGGAAAGTCCTTCCCATTTTTTTATGAAGAACATTCATCACAAATATAGTTACTCAATTGCTCTGCTTGTTCAGTAGTCATTTTCACACAGCCAGGATGAAACCTACATGGTAAAACAAAATTAGCAGAAGATAGAAACTTCTAGAAAAATCTTTAATATCAAGTTCATTATAAGAGACTCTGTAAACACGAAAAAAGAATATCAAAAGTTATTCTCTAAAGCTCTCCCTGGCAGAGGCACATTTAAAATCTTGATACTTTTCTTCTGAATTCAATTTTAGTATAGATAAGGTTGTGAGTATGCTCCTAAAGATATCGACTCTCTAActaataaaaatgaaaatatggTAATGGCATGTATACAAGCAAATTGGCATACATATTTAAATAAGATTCTCATACCAGTCGTTACAGTCATCACATTGTATCATCAAATTATCAGGATTGTAAGGCATCTCACATTTGCAGTACCTTCAATTTAAAAATATACAAAAAATTAATGACCCATGTCTTCCAataatcaaacatatatttaacaatcAGGACGATTACCACAGTACTTACACTGAGACACAATCAGGTGTGAATTTATTAGTACCAACTTTGTACTTGAATCGGGAGTAGTAAACCAAGGGACGTATTTTTTCAAGCTTGTTGTAGTCCTTCAACGAGTGAACAAAGCATTTACGCATAATTCTGTTAGCACTCAGAGTCTCATACTGATCAGACAAAAACAATTCCCTGGCCCCCTGAAATACTCTCCTCCCAAAACTTGTCTCCTCAGGCCTATGGTACCAGCGCACATCAACCGTAATGTTACCTTCCTTTTCAGATTCTAATTTTTTGATAACACCAACAGAGGGTCGTGTATGAGGTTCAGATGATTCAATGAGCACGGAATCGCCAGCTACAAAACATCAGAGATATAATTAACGTACatataaaaaaaaaaatcttttcACACCATTTAAGCAGTCCTTAATACATAGAAGACACTTATATATATGCATTTCCATCACCAAGGAATTCACCTAAAGTAACTCAGTAATATGATATTGATTTTTCGTTTTTCAACAACTCAATTCAGTGTAATTATGTAAATGAAGTACACATGTTCCGATAGAAATTGCTAAAAAGGGTCTTCATATATTCCTAAAACAAAAATGGCCTGCAACATAAAATCTATAAACAAAATAAATGCATGTTGAACTCGTTTATCAATGTCACTATCCTAAAGCTTAGTCTCTTTCCAATCAGGATCAGGATGTTCATCTCAGGTGTAGACATATACAGTCTTTTAAATTgtttcttttaaaaaataataaaacctGAAAAGATAAATGGAAATACAATTCTATTATCAACCGAAATCTCAACATGAACaaagaaaaattaaatttaatCTCTAAACATCAAGCTCGGGCGCGCATACACAATCGATGCTTCTATATGTAAGATCATTGCATTTACACAGACATTATAGATCTTTGCATATACACAGACATATAGATCTTTGCATTTACACAAACACGAAAATACAAACGCGCACACACACGTTACCTCTCACAGTTTCTCCGGTTCGACTGATTGTGTAAAATTCAATGTCCAGTTTTCGCTTTCTAATATTTGACATTGAAAGATTGCCCATCAGTCTTCACGATCGACAAAATTTGAAGGTGTAATATCTAATTGAAACGTCTATGAAGAAATGAAAGATACAAATAAAGGAGTGAATATGGAGTATTTGTACTCTATGAAAGGAATCGAGAGTCTAGGTGCTTCCGGATTAAAACCCTAAGATTTGGGGGTTAATATATGGAAAATAAAATTACATAAGTGGACAACACGCAGAGATTTGAAACTATTAGCTAGTCCAAgaaacaaataataaaaaaaaatcctTTTTTACAGAAATATCAAAGATTTAAAAGTAGTCATTTGAATACCATTTTGGTATAATTTGTAACCGTCGCGGAAAGAAAAATAATAATGCAGATATAAATATCAGAAACGACAATTTGATTCATATTTTTGACAATAGAAATAGAATATATTGACAATATTAATCTAGATCGATTGAATTCGTTGAATATGATATGCGATGTCTATAATATTTGAAAAGTATACTTAAAAAAAGTACTATCTTCATTCTTTCCAATACAGAATGATTTTGTAGTGACATTTATGCAAATGCATTTCCATCAACTATCTGTAATATCCACCAAAAACGAACAGAAACCCAAATTGTTGTATAATCTCAAGGCATGTAAAGAAATCAAGGTGATACAAATTTCTACTGATTTTGATAACTACAAACTTAACACTCTCGCAAAAC
This sequence is a window from Apium graveolens cultivar Ventura chromosome 9, ASM990537v1, whole genome shotgun sequence. Protein-coding genes within it:
- the LOC141687295 gene encoding chromatin remodeling protein EBS-like: MGNLSMSNIRKRKLDIEFYTISRTGETVRAGDSVLIESSEPHTRPSVGVIKKLESEKEGNITVDVRWYHRPEETSFGRRVFQGARELFLSDQYETLSANRIMRKCFVHSLKDYNKLEKIRPLVYYSRFKYKVGTNKFTPDCVSVYCKCEMPYNPDNLMIQCDDCNDWFHPGCVKMTTEQAEQLSNYICDECSS